From the candidate division WOR-3 bacterium genome, the window CCCTGACCCTTTTGAGAAAATACCGTGTGACCTTTGGAATATCAATAACTGCGACAAGGGAGAATGCCGAAGAAATTGTCTCTGATGAATTTATTGATTTCTATTTTAACAAACTTGGGGCAGCCTATGCCTGGGTCTTCCATTATATGCCTATTGGCAGAGATATTGCCCCTGAATTAATTCCCACACCAGAACAGAGGGTAATGCTCTGGGAAAAAAGCTGGGAAATTATCAGGAATAGAAAGATTATGTATGCGGATTTTTGGAATCATGGTCCGGTATCGGATGGTTGTATCTCAGCAGGAAGACCTGGTGGTTATTTCTACATTGACTGGCACGCCAATGTCTTTCCCTGCGTTTTTTTCCCTTATGCTGCAGCCAACCTTAAAGAAATTTATGAAAATGGTGGTAATCTAAATGATTTAATAAACCTGCCTTTGCATAAAAAAATCCGGGAATGGCAATTCAAATACTGGAAAGAAGGAGATTTATTAAGACCCTGCCCGATTCGTGACCATTATCTAATTGCAAAGAACTTTGTGCTTGAAACACAGGCGAAACCAGCAGACCAATCAGCAGAGGAAATATTGAATAGCCCTGATTATGAAAAGAAAATGGCAGAATATGATTTTGAGTTAGAAAGAAAAACCAGAGTAATCTGGGAAAAGGTGTATAGAAATGGAGCCAGAAAAGCAGTTTGAACTAATTAAGATCAATACTGCAGAAATTATTTCTGCGGAAGAATTATTAAAAAAACTAAAAAGGCGAAAGCCGTTAAGAGTGAAACTCGGGATTGATCCATCAGCACCAGAGATACACCTCGGTATAAGTGTTCAGTTGAGAAAATTAAAACAATTCCAGGAGTTGGGACATACCGTTGTGCTTGTTGTAGGTGACTTTACCGGAATGATTGGAGACCCCAGCGGCGTATCAAAGACAAGACCCAAATTGACTCGTGAACAGGTGAAAAAGAATATGGCACGGTATAAAGAACAGATATTTAAAATCCTCGACCCAAAGAAAACAGAGTTTACATACAATTCAAAATGGCTTGGTGCATTAAGTATTTACGATTTCATCGAAATCGCCTCTAAATACACAGTGGCACGCATTCTTGAAAGGGATGATTTTTCAATCCGTCTTAAAGAAGGCATACCCGTATATATGCATGAAATAATGTATCCATTGTTTCAAGCTTATGACTCAGTCGCAATAAAGGCAGATATTGAATTAGGTGGAACTGATCAGAAATTCAATCTTCTCGTCGGTAGAGAACTGATGAGAGAATTCAATATGGAACCGCAGGTTGTTATGACACTGCCCATCCTCGAAGGCACCGACGGTGTAAGAAAAATGAGTAAGAGTTACGGTAACTACATTGGTATCACCGAACATGCAAGGGAAATGTTTGGAAAGGTTATGTCCATTCCGGATGAATTGATAATAAAATATTTTGAATTAACCACCGATGCCTTTCCCCACAAAATAGAAGAATATAGAAAGGGATTAAAAGATGGCTCTATCAATCCCCGGGATGCAAAATTTGATCTTGCCAAAACTATAGTGCGAATGTACCATTCAGCCCAGGCTGCCGAGGAAGCGGCGAGTGAATTTGAAAAGGTGTTTACTAAAAAAGAATTGCCCACAGAATTAAAAGAATTCAAACTTGCAGAGAAAGAAATAAATATAGTTGATCTGCTTGTAAAGACGAATCTTATGCCTTCCCGTGCAGAAGCAAAACGCAAGATCAAAGAGGGGGCGATAGACATTGATGGGAAAACAGTTAAGGATATAAATTATATCGTCCGATTAAGTGAACCGATTGTCGTTAAGGCAGGAAAACACAAATTTTTAAAAGTCACGCCCTGAAAAATTTTAAATCCTTTTAGTCTGAATTATTATCCTTCTGGTGGATAACATCAGTCGTTAAATCAAGGGCATCGGCGAGCCTCTCACATATCTTTTCAAGGGAATTATATAATTCGTTTTCACTAATAGATTTACTGTGTATGCGGTCAAGGATATCCTCAAGTTGCGAAAATGTATTAACCAGTTCATTATAATCATAATGGAGCGTCTTGGTAAGCGAATGGCATAGTTCGTTATATATCTCCTGGATACCATTAACCACATCTCCCTTGCGAAATTTTATTTCACCGGTCTCAATGCCTTCACTAAGTTTTTTAAGATAACTTGCAAGTCGATGGAGTGGGCCATAGATTCTGTTTGATAGTCTCAATAAAGTTACATAACTTAAATAATAAAGCACTATTGCGATAATTATAAAAATTATAATCGGTAAGGTGTAGTTTCTACCTGGCGCAAACACATTTTCAGGTCCAAAAATGAAAATCAATGATAGGATGAGAATAAGAGAAACGCCTAAAACCAGTCCAAATGCATGAAAGACCATTCGGTATTGTAAACGATTAACGATTAAATTCTTTCTCCGTTCTTCTTTCATAGTAAATAAGTATAATCACAATTAAATCATTGTCAAGTATCTGTGATTCTGAGTCCTCTCCATTCTAATAGAATGCTTTTTTAATATTCAATAAAGCCTTAGAAATCTCGTAAACCCGTAGCGGCAACCCCTGGTCTACAACAAAAATTGTAGTTGTAGAGATTGCTCTGCGTA encodes:
- the tyrS gene encoding tyrosine--tRNA ligase, which encodes MEPEKQFELIKINTAEIISAEELLKKLKRRKPLRVKLGIDPSAPEIHLGISVQLRKLKQFQELGHTVVLVVGDFTGMIGDPSGVSKTRPKLTREQVKKNMARYKEQIFKILDPKKTEFTYNSKWLGALSIYDFIEIASKYTVARILERDDFSIRLKEGIPVYMHEIMYPLFQAYDSVAIKADIELGGTDQKFNLLVGRELMREFNMEPQVVMTLPILEGTDGVRKMSKSYGNYIGITEHAREMFGKVMSIPDELIIKYFELTTDAFPHKIEEYRKGLKDGSINPRDAKFDLAKTIVRMYHSAQAAEEAASEFEKVFTKKELPTELKEFKLAEKEINIVDLLVKTNLMPSRAEAKRKIKEGAIDIDGKTVKDINYIVRLSEPIVVKAGKHKFLKVTP